A genomic segment from Deinococcus humi encodes:
- a CDS encoding tetratricopeptide repeat protein, whose product MNRTAVSVLSFSASLFLSSALAGGSWRAWSDQTKLPTFDEHKKQVGQTRDQACKPQVRDYATPGLAVGGGQDLDEMIKRLEALLATMKPGVQGYEGVKQSIESLKEQKKKGSPPLPVGSAPGALTFQKALANVEKVLGAQASKVKGLASSDDVIASLAGREPKLALALLLASHRAQPRSGWTLVNAAGLLSMTGFPHEALAFLDEAARLGGALPAPAGVPGQAIALSNRGHAFLGLGRWKEAETPLRAALKLAPDLAEAHTNLSQALLCQGQLDAATRELRLGLRRTPDPQASKDYALEETTPGRHGAGVKPVEATPRRRPARDLFDLSRGAAFEFPQLKLPRTRLEAIALSDQYEALERTGGAEAMALNDKATNLSNWNRFDAGEQRWMRLVREAIVYSHFEPELWSTYKAAWDTHYAFLDAVPRFAKIRNEISERARGLPTCEQRAAVYDEAARAYMEGLRPFVRGQEQAMARWVSLRTKHETALAANIADPTERLALRLGTESRAKALFYGPVVDAALIMSEVPDEVCQGQAAQGSLDLASLPELSADPCGGLTTGGKLKSKVPKESLPFENYGLSFGVSCKGLDIELAPSFKTAFNVGPFAQLSLGWNGTTTVFAGVKAELKQPKDTPLAQYNKSGLSVKEGVYLKFDKDGIADAGMRVEAKAAVGAGPDRTAALWEGKFEQEFGIAAAAAYWREQ is encoded by the coding sequence ATGAATAGAACTGCTGTGTCTGTCCTGTCGTTCAGTGCCTCGCTGTTCCTCTCGTCCGCCCTGGCGGGCGGTTCCTGGCGCGCGTGGAGCGACCAGACGAAGTTGCCCACCTTTGACGAGCACAAGAAGCAGGTGGGTCAAACCCGGGACCAGGCGTGCAAACCCCAGGTGCGGGACTACGCCACTCCGGGTCTGGCCGTCGGCGGCGGACAGGATCTCGATGAGATGATCAAGCGCCTTGAAGCCCTCCTCGCCACCATGAAGCCGGGTGTTCAGGGCTATGAGGGGGTCAAGCAGAGCATCGAGAGCCTCAAGGAACAGAAGAAGAAGGGTTCCCCGCCGTTACCGGTGGGCAGCGCTCCTGGTGCCCTCACTTTCCAGAAAGCTCTGGCCAATGTTGAGAAGGTTCTCGGCGCCCAGGCAAGCAAGGTGAAGGGTCTGGCCAGCAGCGACGACGTCATTGCGTCGCTCGCAGGCAGAGAGCCAAAGCTGGCCCTCGCGTTGCTGCTCGCCTCGCACCGCGCGCAGCCCAGGAGTGGCTGGACGCTTGTAAACGCTGCCGGGCTCCTGTCCATGACCGGTTTCCCGCATGAGGCGCTCGCCTTTCTCGATGAGGCCGCTCGGCTGGGCGGCGCGTTGCCTGCACCTGCGGGCGTACCGGGACAGGCCATCGCGCTGTCCAACCGGGGGCACGCGTTTCTGGGGCTGGGGCGCTGGAAGGAGGCCGAAACGCCGCTTCGCGCCGCGCTGAAACTTGCCCCGGACCTCGCGGAGGCGCACACCAACCTGTCTCAGGCCCTGCTGTGCCAGGGACAGCTCGATGCGGCAACGCGCGAACTGCGTCTTGGACTGCGCCGCACGCCCGATCCTCAGGCGAGCAAGGACTACGCCCTGGAGGAAACGACGCCAGGACGGCACGGTGCCGGAGTGAAGCCGGTCGAGGCGACCCCTCGTCGCCGCCCCGCGCGGGACCTGTTCGACCTCTCGCGCGGGGCGGCCTTCGAGTTTCCGCAGCTGAAGTTGCCGAGAACCCGCTTGGAGGCGATTGCCCTGAGCGATCAGTACGAAGCCCTCGAGCGCACCGGGGGTGCAGAAGCGATGGCGCTCAACGACAAGGCGACAAACCTATCGAACTGGAACAGGTTCGACGCTGGCGAGCAACGGTGGATGCGGCTGGTGCGTGAGGCAATCGTCTATTCACACTTCGAGCCCGAGCTGTGGAGCACGTACAAGGCTGCGTGGGACACGCACTACGCCTTTCTGGACGCTGTGCCGCGTTTTGCGAAGATCCGCAATGAGATCAGCGAACGCGCGCGTGGTTTGCCGACGTGTGAGCAGCGGGCCGCCGTGTACGACGAGGCAGCGCGGGCCTACATGGAGGGCCTGCGGCCCTTCGTGCGGGGGCAGGAGCAGGCCATGGCGCGCTGGGTGTCCCTCAGAACGAAGCACGAAACGGCGCTTGCTGCCAACATTGCTGACCCCACCGAACGCCTTGCACTGAGGCTGGGCACCGAGTCGAGGGCGAAGGCGCTGTTCTACGGTCCAGTGGTAGACGCGGCCCTCATCATGTCGGAGGTGCCCGACGAGGTGTGTCAGGGGCAAGCCGCGCAGGGGTCACTCGACCTCGCTTCCCTGCCTGAACTCTCGGCTGACCCCTGCGGCGGCCTGACGACAGGTGGCAAGCTGAAGTCGAAAGTGCCTAAGGAATCGCTGCCATTCGAGAACTACGGCCTGAGTTTCGGCGTGAGCTGCAAGGGCCTGGACATCGAACTTGCACCGAGCTTCAAGACCGCCTTCAACGTGGGGCCCTTCGCGCAGCTCAGCCTGGGCTGGAACGGCACCACCACGGTATTCGCTGGCGTCAAGGCCGAACTTAAACAGCCCAAGGACACCCCCCTCGCCCAGTACAACAAGTCTGGATTGAGCGTCAAGGAAGGCGTCTACCTCAAGTTTGACAAGGACGGGATTGCCGACGCAGGCATGCGGGTCGAGGCGAAGGCGGCGGTGGGTGCCGGGCCGGACAGGACGGCGGCCCTGTGGGAGGGCAAGTTCGAGCAGGAGTTCGGCATTGCCGCCGCCGCCGCGTACTGGCGGGAGCAATGA
- a CDS encoding fibronectin type III domain-containing protein has product MHTKKLTLGLLALTLSLASCGPGNPVPVTAPGNPTTFTATATNSTAVLLNWSAVPDASNFTLERKTNSGEYAMVAASVPGNTLSYSDTALTPSTAYTYRLKAVNSAGTSSGVERDVTTPAPGNPEFTLSAQPTALTVTAGRSGSAQIAVTRPANSEGSVTLSLEGASAGSGPSKIQGAFGGEAGTLLMLNVGAEVPVGPHTLTVRGKNGSIEKTVQITVNVERWAIVDDDDSSNNSNATNPAYVPDSVADKAIRAAMNAADRPFDVFVVPHGTGGYEPDIPDGPSATQLSKYSGVVYYSGSSFATAMTNDDLASMSTFVDAPGRKLILLSSAVLRNSVGGRNQLQVPDERFRPLLVARAGLAQTASGETITMPAYTLTGQANTVTQGLNVPVAARSFRSYMTPAAGTQTLFKENDQVIATGKATTGAGGSSKVIVAGFEINDVAQADANALLGRFLNF; this is encoded by the coding sequence ATGCACACGAAAAAACTGACCCTGGGCCTGCTGGCCCTCACCCTCTCGCTCGCCAGTTGTGGGCCAGGCAACCCGGTACCGGTCACTGCCCCGGGCAATCCCACAACCTTTACGGCCACCGCCACCAACAGCACGGCGGTCCTGCTGAATTGGAGCGCCGTCCCGGACGCCTCAAACTTCACGCTGGAGCGCAAGACGAACAGCGGAGAGTACGCGATGGTCGCCGCGAGCGTGCCCGGCAATACCCTCTCGTACTCGGACACCGCCCTCACGCCGAGCACGGCGTACACCTATCGCCTCAAAGCCGTGAACAGCGCCGGAACCAGTTCGGGTGTCGAGCGCGACGTGACGACCCCCGCGCCCGGCAACCCCGAGTTCACCCTGAGTGCCCAGCCGACCGCGCTCACCGTGACAGCCGGGAGGAGCGGCTCAGCGCAGATCGCTGTGACCCGTCCCGCCAACTCCGAGGGCAGCGTCACCCTGTCGCTGGAAGGAGCAAGTGCGGGCAGCGGCCCGAGCAAGATTCAGGGGGCCTTTGGCGGAGAGGCGGGCACCCTGCTGATGTTGAATGTCGGCGCGGAGGTGCCGGTTGGACCCCATACGCTGACCGTGCGCGGCAAGAACGGGAGCATCGAGAAGACCGTGCAAATCACTGTGAACGTCGAGCGCTGGGCGATCGTGGACGATGACGACAGCAGCAACAACAGCAACGCCACCAACCCCGCTTACGTGCCCGACTCGGTGGCCGACAAGGCCATCCGCGCCGCCATGAACGCTGCGGACCGTCCCTTCGATGTGTTTGTCGTACCGCACGGCACGGGGGGCTATGAACCCGATATTCCCGATGGTCCAAGTGCCACGCAGCTCAGCAAGTACAGCGGCGTCGTGTATTACTCGGGCAGCAGCTTCGCGACAGCGATGACGAATGATGACCTCGCGAGCATGAGCACTTTCGTGGATGCGCCGGGCCGCAAGCTGATCCTGCTGTCCTCAGCAGTGTTGAGGAACTCTGTGGGCGGGCGCAACCAGCTGCAGGTGCCGGACGAGCGTTTCAGGCCGCTGCTCGTGGCGCGCGCGGGGCTCGCGCAAACGGCATCGGGGGAAACGATCACGATGCCCGCGTACACGCTGACGGGTCAGGCCAACACCGTGACGCAAGGGCTCAACGTGCCTGTCGCCGCTCGGTCGTTCCGCAGCTACATGACGCCCGCAGCGGGCACGCAGACGCTCTTCAAGGAAAATGATCAGGTCATCGCAACGGGGAAGGCCACCACCGGTGCGGGCGGCTCGTCGAAAGTGATTGTGGCAGGCTTCGAGATCAATGATGTCGCGCAGGCGGACGCCAACGCCCTGCTCGGCAGGTTCCTGAACTTCTGA
- a CDS encoding BTAD domain-containing putative transcriptional regulator — translation MLGPPALVHPSGSVVRLEGKALALVTYLALEGSASRLRVASLLWPDTLEGAARNNLVHLIRRIHKLTGEKLVLADDRVSLSPQVTVDATVFLESSPGRGDLSAVGPLLQDVDFDDCPDLADWLLTWRERLDHRQTVALTDRATQQEDTGNLTGALTTTLRLLDLNPVSEDAYRRLIRLHYLAGDRAAALRAFERCQEVLRREIGVDPLPETVQLAREVERGEVRSPAPLRRRLPVSVLRPPHLVGREDAWARMEEAWEAGQFIILAGEAGVGKSRLARDFAASKGEVLHLEGRPGDAVVPYATTARNLRRIFARTPDLVLEPWMRASLAWLLPELRTDTEMPAAPAPSLHAAIRHVFQVGLAGVSSFIYDDLHLADPASMEAGFVLISSSFPLGQPGGVPHLICTVRPAELSSATTDIFRRGNAAGHNQRIDLKPLPEAAVAELLSDLGVPEVLGRAGQLTRFTGGNPFFVLETVKHLLDQPDAGGPLPVAERATQLIAERLSHLPALALSAARAAAILQSDLRVELVADVLGAPLLDLASAWEELEAAGVMNGERFSHDLVQETVMAGIPPSVGRLLHRSAARVLGREAASPARLARHWQEGGDLRAAAPLFVRAAEEALGALRPVEAVGFFGQAADLHDALGEHDAAFEVRLRAVESPWRTEQVASLHALIEQLAAGARTNEQRAWVSALRAGRLLGQGQAAASEATALEGLALLGNLRQSRVRAALLRELVQAMARQGKVDAVRSILEEVQTLHEALADERERALGEIALGGAYLRLGLNEEAEPHLRLATELFGMLGDTYRSAWATHNLAVTLHAREHFQEVIRLREDLDVQLGRANAPSLYRANLTELGIAHTRLRQYDQALSWLRRAEAHGDEVGEPRGSLDRAFTDLFWALGAHEECLAAAERALAHPDPRDAGAFLPWLAVGRVRAAQGDMGGALAAYRHVESGLGTHDFPYSRGLLLLAQGAHGAPQAATELASRALELARTHRFPDLETAALAARAEALLAHGDTEAARRDSEAAILRLPTHAPRDDFARPLLVHHRVLVAAGDAAARVPLQQALAWLAETVQRVPDEYRHAFLNTHVTHRALQVLGGRAPQ, via the coding sequence GTGCTTGGCCCACCGGCTCTCGTTCATCCGAGCGGCTCGGTGGTGCGGCTCGAGGGGAAGGCGCTGGCCCTGGTCACCTATCTCGCACTCGAAGGTTCGGCCTCCCGGTTACGCGTGGCCAGCCTGCTGTGGCCCGACACCCTGGAGGGGGCCGCCCGCAACAACCTTGTGCATCTGATCCGCCGCATCCACAAGCTGACCGGAGAGAAGCTGGTCCTCGCGGACGACAGGGTGTCGCTCTCACCACAGGTTACGGTGGACGCCACAGTGTTTCTGGAGAGCAGTCCAGGTAGAGGCGATCTCAGTGCGGTGGGGCCACTTCTTCAGGATGTGGACTTCGACGATTGTCCCGACCTCGCCGACTGGCTGCTCACCTGGCGTGAGCGCCTCGATCACCGGCAGACGGTGGCGCTGACGGACCGCGCCACGCAGCAGGAGGACACCGGCAACCTGACAGGTGCCCTCACAACCACCCTGCGTCTGCTGGACCTCAACCCCGTCTCCGAGGACGCCTACCGCCGGCTGATCCGGCTGCACTACCTCGCCGGGGACCGCGCCGCCGCCCTGCGCGCCTTTGAGCGCTGTCAGGAGGTTTTGCGCCGCGAAATCGGTGTAGACCCTCTGCCGGAAACTGTGCAACTGGCGCGGGAAGTGGAGCGGGGCGAGGTCAGATCCCCGGCGCCCCTGCGGCGGCGCCTGCCCGTGTCGGTGCTGCGCCCACCCCATCTGGTGGGGCGGGAGGACGCATGGGCCCGCATGGAAGAGGCGTGGGAGGCAGGGCAGTTCATCATTCTGGCGGGCGAGGCAGGCGTGGGCAAGTCGCGTCTGGCCAGGGACTTCGCCGCCAGCAAGGGGGAGGTGCTGCACCTCGAGGGCCGTCCGGGCGACGCGGTCGTTCCATACGCCACGACTGCGCGCAACCTGCGGCGGATCTTCGCGCGCACCCCTGACCTCGTGCTCGAGCCGTGGATGCGCGCGAGCCTCGCATGGCTGCTGCCCGAACTGCGGACCGACACCGAGATGCCCGCAGCGCCTGCCCCATCCCTACACGCCGCCATCCGGCACGTCTTCCAGGTCGGGCTCGCGGGCGTAAGCTCATTCATCTACGACGACCTGCACCTGGCCGACCCGGCGTCCATGGAAGCGGGCTTCGTGCTGATCTCCTCCTCCTTCCCGCTGGGACAGCCGGGAGGCGTGCCGCACCTGATCTGCACGGTCCGGCCCGCCGAGCTTTCCAGCGCGACCACCGACATTTTCCGGCGGGGCAATGCCGCCGGGCACAACCAGCGCATTGACCTGAAACCGCTGCCGGAGGCGGCGGTGGCCGAGTTGCTGAGTGACCTTGGCGTGCCGGAGGTCCTGGGGCGGGCCGGGCAACTCACCCGCTTCACCGGCGGCAATCCTTTCTTTGTGCTGGAGACGGTCAAGCATCTCCTCGACCAACCAGACGCGGGCGGTCCACTGCCTGTGGCCGAACGAGCCACGCAGCTGATCGCCGAGCGCCTCTCCCACCTCCCGGCCCTCGCGCTGAGTGCGGCGCGGGCCGCCGCCATCTTGCAAAGCGACCTGCGCGTCGAACTGGTCGCCGACGTTCTGGGGGCGCCGCTGCTCGACCTGGCCTCGGCGTGGGAGGAGCTGGAGGCCGCAGGGGTCATGAACGGTGAGCGGTTCAGCCACGACCTGGTGCAGGAGACCGTGATGGCGGGCATTCCGCCGTCCGTGGGCCGTCTGCTTCACCGGAGCGCCGCCCGGGTCCTGGGCCGGGAAGCGGCCAGCCCGGCACGGCTGGCCCGGCACTGGCAGGAGGGCGGTGACCTCAGGGCAGCAGCGCCGCTGTTCGTGCGGGCAGCCGAGGAGGCGCTGGGGGCCTTGCGGCCCGTGGAGGCGGTGGGCTTCTTCGGGCAGGCGGCCGACCTCCACGACGCTCTGGGCGAGCATGACGCGGCCTTTGAGGTGCGTCTGCGCGCCGTTGAGAGTCCGTGGCGCACCGAGCAAGTTGCGTCTCTGCATGCCCTGATCGAGCAGCTCGCGGCAGGCGCACGCACGAACGAGCAACGCGCGTGGGTGAGCGCCCTGCGTGCCGGACGGCTGCTCGGCCAGGGACAGGCTGCGGCTTCGGAGGCAACGGCGCTCGAAGGCCTCGCCCTGTTGGGCAATCTGCGGCAATCGCGCGTGCGGGCCGCCCTGCTGCGTGAACTGGTGCAGGCGATGGCGCGACAGGGCAAGGTGGACGCCGTGCGGAGCATCCTGGAAGAGGTGCAGACCCTCCACGAGGCACTGGCAGACGAGCGGGAGCGTGCCCTGGGCGAAATTGCGCTGGGTGGGGCCTACCTGCGGCTGGGGCTGAACGAGGAGGCTGAGCCGCATCTGAGGCTGGCCACCGAGCTGTTCGGGATGCTGGGCGACACCTACCGCTCCGCCTGGGCCACACACAATCTTGCCGTCACGCTCCACGCCCGCGAGCACTTCCAGGAGGTCATCCGGCTGCGAGAAGACCTCGACGTGCAGCTTGGCCGTGCAAACGCGCCTTCCCTCTACCGGGCCAACCTAACCGAACTCGGCATAGCCCACACCCGGTTGCGCCAGTACGATCAGGCCCTGTCATGGCTGCGCCGTGCCGAGGCCCACGGAGACGAGGTCGGCGAGCCGCGTGGGTCCCTCGACCGCGCTTTCACCGACCTGTTCTGGGCGCTGGGGGCCCACGAAGAGTGTCTGGCCGCTGCCGAGCGGGCGCTGGCGCATCCCGACCCGCGCGACGCTGGCGCGTTCCTGCCGTGGCTGGCCGTGGGCCGCGTCCGGGCGGCGCAGGGGGACATGGGCGGCGCACTGGCAGCGTACAGGCACGTTGAGTCGGGTCTGGGCACGCACGACTTTCCGTACTCACGTGGCCTGCTGCTCCTCGCTCAGGGGGCCCACGGCGCGCCGCAGGCGGCGACCGAACTGGCCTCCCGCGCCCTTGAACTCGCCCGGACCCACCGCTTCCCCGATCTGGAAACGGCGGCGCTCGCCGCCCGCGCCGAGGCTCTGCTGGCACATGGGGACACGGAGGCAGCGCGGCGGGACAGCGAAGCCGCCATCCTGCGCCTGCCCACCCACGCTCCACGTGACGACTTTGCCCGGCCGCTGCTGGTGCATCACCGCGTTCTCGTGGCAGCGGGGGACGCGGCGGCCAGAGTGCCCCTGCAGCAGGCGCTCGCGTGGCTTGCGGAGACGGTGCAGCGCGTCCCCGACGAGTACCGTCACGCTTTCCTGAACACCCACGTCACGCATCGCGCCCTTCAGGTGCTCGGGGGCCGGGCGCCACAGTGA
- a CDS encoding ABC transporter permease subunit has translation MNGRAVRAVIRKDLKMLRRSKPVLLPLILVPLMFYVLIPLAVGLGGPALIQGGSAVTGVTDLLAQVSPALRAELSALTPAQQPVVLLGLYLLAPIYLIVPIMVSSVIGADSFAGEKERRTFEALAYSPITDRELFLAKVAVAWVPAVLIALLGFVVYGVTLNAAAWPIMGQVFFPNATWVVLALWVAPGVAALALGATVLVSARVQTFQEAFQLGGVVVLPLILLVVGQVAGVVYLGVTLAAVLGLVVWLLALALLWFGARSFQRTGMLASP, from the coding sequence ATGAATGGCCGTGCGGTCCGGGCCGTGATCCGCAAGGACCTGAAGATGCTGCGGCGCAGCAAGCCCGTGCTGCTGCCGCTGATCCTGGTGCCGCTCATGTTCTATGTGCTGATACCGCTGGCGGTGGGCCTGGGCGGCCCGGCCCTGATTCAGGGAGGCAGCGCGGTGACCGGGGTCACGGACCTGCTCGCCCAGGTCTCCCCCGCCCTACGCGCTGAACTCTCGGCGCTCACTCCGGCGCAGCAGCCGGTGGTGCTGCTCGGGCTGTACCTGCTGGCCCCCATCTACCTGATCGTGCCGATCATGGTGTCCAGCGTGATCGGGGCAGACAGTTTTGCTGGAGAGAAGGAACGCCGGACCTTCGAGGCGCTTGCCTACAGTCCCATCACGGACCGGGAACTCTTCCTGGCAAAGGTGGCCGTCGCGTGGGTCCCGGCGGTGCTGATCGCCCTGCTGGGCTTCGTGGTCTACGGCGTCACCCTCAATGCTGCGGCCTGGCCGATCATGGGGCAGGTGTTTTTCCCCAATGCCACCTGGGTGGTGCTGGCGCTGTGGGTTGCCCCTGGCGTGGCCGCGCTGGCGCTGGGGGCAACCGTGCTGGTGTCGGCCCGGGTGCAGACCTTCCAGGAAGCCTTCCAACTGGGGGGCGTCGTGGTCCTGCCGCTGATCTTGCTGGTGGTGGGGCAGGTGGCCGGCGTGGTGTACCTGGGGGTCACGCTCGCCGCTGTCCTGGGTCTGGTGGTGTGGCTGCTGGCGCTGGCACTCTTGTGGTTCGGTGCCCGCAGCTTCCAGCGCACGGGGATGCTGGCCTCTCCCTGA
- a CDS encoding ABC transporter ATP-binding protein, with product MSDLVISTSQLTRRFGATTAVDHLDLNVHRGEIYGLLGHNGAGKTTTVRLLNGVLRPDEGTIRVLGLDPVHQADAIRQRTGVLTETPSLEDRLTATENLELYADLYSVPIPAVQARIHSMLTTFDLLDARHGRVGNFSKGMKQRLALARALLHDPELLFLDEPTSGLDPVSARSVNATITRLVREEGRTVVLCTHDLADAQQLCDRVSILRHGQVVASGSQEQLIAHLGLRRRLTLEVARGEARRANTLIQTHFGTARAVQGDRIELEQVRREDIPRLLALLHEESIDVFAVIPHLPTLEDVYFRLHDGRTPAVTA from the coding sequence ATGAGCGACCTCGTGATCTCCACTTCACAGCTCACCCGCCGCTTCGGCGCCACCACCGCCGTGGATCACCTGGACCTGAATGTGCACCGTGGCGAGATCTACGGCCTGCTGGGGCACAACGGCGCCGGGAAAACCACCACCGTGCGGCTGCTCAACGGCGTCCTCCGCCCAGATGAGGGCACTATCCGTGTGCTGGGCCTCGACCCGGTGCATCAGGCCGACGCAATCCGGCAACGCACTGGAGTGCTGACCGAAACTCCCAGCCTGGAAGACCGCTTGACAGCCACCGAGAACCTCGAACTGTACGCCGATCTGTACAGCGTCCCCATCCCTGCCGTTCAAGCCAGAATCCATTCGATGCTGACGACGTTTGATCTGCTCGACGCCCGTCATGGGCGCGTTGGAAATTTCAGCAAGGGGATGAAACAGCGTCTCGCGCTGGCTCGGGCACTGCTGCATGACCCGGAATTGCTGTTTCTGGACGAGCCCACCAGCGGGCTGGATCCGGTCAGTGCACGGAGTGTCAACGCGACGATCACCCGCCTCGTCCGTGAGGAAGGCCGCACAGTGGTCCTGTGCACCCATGATCTGGCGGATGCTCAGCAGTTATGTGACCGGGTCAGCATCCTGCGCCACGGGCAGGTCGTGGCGAGCGGCTCCCAGGAACAGTTGATCGCGCACCTCGGGTTGAGGCGGCGGTTGACCCTGGAGGTGGCGAGGGGTGAGGCCCGGCGGGCGAACACCCTGATTCAGACTCACTTTGGGACCGCTAGAGCCGTTCAGGGAGACCGGATTGAGCTTGAGCAGGTCCGTCGCGAGGACATTCCCCGCCTGCTGGCCCTTCTGCACGAGGAGAGCATCGACGTGTTCGCCGTCATTCCACATCTACCCACGCTGGAGGACGTGTACTTCCGCCTTCATGATGGCCGGACCCCGGCGGTGACCGCATGA
- a CDS encoding NAD(P)H-dependent oxidoreductase, with the protein MHVFIVHTHPEPQSFNAAMTRRAVETLEAMGHTAEVSDLYAMQFNPVAGWHDFPAVTQPRFLQYQREQKEAFEHRSHTPEIILEQEKLARADLVIFQFPIWWRSSPAMLKGWFDRVLSVGFAYGSGRVYGTGGLQGKRALLSVTFGGPTSAPEASEVLHQLQDGVLAFVGFEVLPPFVVGGPRQLTENARRAELQRYGQFLAGLTCEPMRMQTSCDVWRPS; encoded by the coding sequence ATGCATGTTTTCATCGTCCACACCCATCCTGAGCCTCAGTCCTTCAATGCCGCCATGACCCGAAGGGCTGTCGAAACCCTCGAAGCCATGGGTCACACCGCCGAAGTCTCAGATCTGTACGCCATGCAGTTCAATCCGGTGGCGGGATGGCACGATTTCCCAGCGGTCACTCAACCGCGTTTTCTCCAGTATCAGCGGGAGCAGAAAGAGGCCTTCGAGCACCGGAGCCACACGCCGGAAATCATCCTCGAGCAAGAGAAACTGGCCCGCGCGGACCTGGTGATCTTCCAGTTTCCTATCTGGTGGCGTTCGTCTCCAGCCATGCTGAAAGGCTGGTTTGACCGTGTGCTCAGCGTGGGGTTCGCCTATGGATCTGGCCGGGTCTATGGCACGGGAGGATTGCAGGGCAAGCGGGCCCTGCTCTCCGTGACCTTTGGCGGGCCTACCAGTGCCCCGGAAGCTTCAGAGGTCCTTCATCAGCTTCAAGATGGCGTCCTGGCCTTCGTGGGCTTTGAGGTTCTGCCGCCATTTGTGGTGGGCGGCCCGCGGCAGCTCACGGAGAACGCCAGGCGAGCCGAGCTTCAGCGGTATGGCCAGTTCCTCGCGGGCCTCACCTGCGAACCCATGCGCATGCAGACATCATGCGACGTATGGAGACCGTCATGA
- a CDS encoding VOC family protein — translation MPQDDFKYCRLSHVKLYVPDLQAAVAYYQEAGLRAELVTLPDTNEAHRARLFFPEGEAYLELHTDARQQFTDVQVTVSQLDQAYHLLSRQPTVMWLQPPHDAGERRQATLRGPDGNVLILAEEPLSALRDD, via the coding sequence GTGCCGCAGGATGACTTCAAATATTGCCGTCTCAGTCACGTCAAGCTGTACGTGCCCGACCTCCAGGCCGCCGTGGCGTACTACCAGGAGGCAGGCTTACGGGCCGAGTTGGTGACATTGCCGGACACCAATGAAGCGCACCGTGCTCGCCTGTTCTTCCCGGAAGGAGAGGCTTACCTGGAACTGCACACGGACGCCCGGCAGCAGTTCACCGATGTGCAGGTCACTGTGAGTCAGCTCGATCAGGCCTACCACCTCCTCAGCCGTCAGCCCACCGTGATGTGGCTGCAACCGCCGCATGACGCCGGGGAGCGACGACAGGCCACGCTGCGCGGTCCAGACGGCAACGTGCTGATCCTGGCCGAAGAGCCCTTGTCTGCTTTAAGGGACGATTAA
- a CDS encoding response regulator, whose protein sequence is MAMRSSGPVRVLLVDDHAVVRQGIHMFLGTAENIDIIGEARNGQEALDLTRELEPHVILMDLNMPVMDGITAIRELRQRSPEVEVIALTSVLEDRKVIDAVQAGATGYLLKDTDADALEEAIHAAARGEVRLHPEAAKRLAREVRTPDMREHLTPRETEILKLVARGRANKEIARELNVEEPTVKTHVTRVLSKLGLASRTQAAIFAYKEGLVGLE, encoded by the coding sequence ATGGCCATGCGCTCATCCGGACCGGTTCGCGTCCTGCTGGTCGACGATCATGCCGTCGTCCGGCAGGGCATCCACATGTTTCTCGGGACCGCCGAGAACATCGACATCATTGGTGAAGCCAGGAATGGCCAGGAAGCCCTTGACCTGACGCGCGAGCTTGAGCCGCATGTGATCTTGATGGACCTGAACATGCCGGTTATGGACGGCATCACCGCCATCCGTGAACTGCGACAGCGCTCTCCGGAGGTGGAGGTCATTGCGCTGACCAGCGTCCTTGAAGACCGCAAGGTCATCGACGCCGTCCAGGCCGGAGCCACAGGGTATCTGCTCAAGGACACCGATGCGGACGCGCTGGAGGAGGCCATTCACGCTGCGGCCAGGGGCGAGGTCCGGCTGCATCCCGAAGCGGCAAAGCGGCTCGCCCGCGAAGTTCGCACCCCGGACATGCGCGAGCACCTCACGCCGCGTGAGACGGAAATCCTGAAACTGGTGGCCCGGGGCCGCGCCAACAAGGAAATCGCCCGTGAACTGAACGTCGAGGAACCGACCGTGAAGACCCATGTCACCCGGGTTCTGTCGAAACTCGGTCTGGCGTCCCGCACGCAGGCCGCCATCTTCGCGTACAAGGAAGGTTTGGTGGGACTTGAGTGA